From Streptomyces chrestomyceticus JCM 4735, one genomic window encodes:
- a CDS encoding helix-turn-helix transcriptional regulator, producing MKLVERDTELSVLEGLLDACAAGRGGAVVVGGAVGSGKTALLRAFRERGAPTGALWLQATAAAAEKDVPLRVAGRLLRSAELAGEGVEPVVWLPPPAGGGGAPVRAAAGAIPAEVAVNVVPRVCGILFAQARKRPVVVCIDDAHQADAYSLECVLYVVRRLAVSRILVVLGESSGTAWEDSPARRELLRGPACRFLHVGPLPRDGVVAMLAAGQKGRRSAPPVAEFHRLSGGSPLLMEALLDDYADAERAGAAGPVPGEAYERAVAQCLSRSDDVTRRTAWLLAVLGERAAHGGSAELLGVSRQAGERALRALHDMGLLADGRFRHEAGRTAVLRRAEPPRSARLEARVAQVLYERGAPATALARHLVAAETVDAPWALPVLLEAAEAALARDEVGTALDCLRVARDGCADEQQLLEVRLALVRAGWRVDPSAAVRHLSALTEAAPAGRLTARAMRELVGHLLWFGRADDALEVLRIVEEGEGEGCTGVGLESVRFWFAYGYPGLAGKYRAEVAAGPYRGTAAGARAPGLTPEQDTQQRALALMASVLDQRVTGDVTGRAERILQETRPEDRTPAAGLAALVALIVADGLPEAARWCEILLAEAREHRTPMWQSLFASAKAFIEIRLGELAAAEDSAHTALTVVPPEGWGAAVAAPVAALLYTKAATGRLDEAVAHLKVPVPDAAFRTPAGLLYLWARGHYQLAAGRPYAALEDFHRCGDLMARWRLDLSGLVPWRTDAAQVHVALGDDRRARGLLEEELVRTGRRPLWTRGVALRVLASLAERAERPRLLGEAMDILQRGGHRLELAYAMAELSYSYWDMNDDSRARIAARKAQQLMRECGIKAPVLKASPVGAASACPPERSGAGCAGHPPAELSGAELRVATLAARGYTNRQIAAALFITISTVEQHLTRAYRKLGVQRRTDLATRLEPDTVEDSGLDGCGDGAQRDCLRAG from the coding sequence ATGAAGTTGGTGGAGCGGGACACGGAGCTCTCCGTCCTGGAGGGCCTGCTCGACGCCTGCGCGGCCGGGCGTGGCGGAGCGGTGGTGGTCGGCGGCGCGGTGGGCAGTGGCAAGACGGCCCTGCTGCGTGCCTTCCGGGAGCGGGGCGCGCCCACCGGGGCCCTGTGGTTGCAGGCCACGGCGGCCGCGGCGGAGAAGGACGTGCCGCTGCGCGTGGCGGGGCGACTGCTGCGGAGTGCGGAGCTGGCCGGTGAGGGGGTGGAACCGGTGGTGTGGCTGCCGCCGCCGGCCGGGGGCGGTGGCGCGCCGGTGCGGGCGGCCGCGGGGGCCATTCCCGCGGAAGTCGCCGTGAACGTCGTTCCCCGGGTGTGCGGCATTCTGTTCGCCCAGGCCAGGAAGCGGCCGGTCGTCGTGTGTATCGACGATGCCCATCAGGCCGACGCCTATTCGCTGGAATGTGTGCTGTATGTGGTGCGGCGGCTGGCCGTCAGCAGGATTCTGGTGGTTCTCGGGGAAAGCAGTGGTACGGCGTGGGAGGACAGTCCGGCGCGGCGGGAATTGCTGCGCGGTCCGGCGTGCCGATTCCTGCACGTCGGTCCGTTGCCGCGGGACGGTGTCGTCGCCATGCTGGCCGCCGGGCAGAAAGGGCGGCGTTCGGCGCCGCCCGTTGCGGAATTCCACCGGCTGAGCGGCGGCAGTCCGCTGCTGATGGAGGCGCTGCTGGACGACTACGCGGACGCGGAGCGGGCCGGGGCCGCCGGGCCGGTGCCCGGAGAGGCGTACGAGCGCGCCGTGGCGCAGTGCCTGAGCCGCAGCGACGACGTCACGCGGCGTACCGCGTGGCTGCTGGCGGTGCTCGGGGAGCGGGCCGCGCACGGCGGGTCCGCCGAACTGCTCGGGGTGTCCCGCCAGGCCGGCGAACGCGCCCTGCGCGCCCTGCACGACATGGGGTTGCTCGCCGATGGCCGGTTCCGTCACGAGGCGGGGCGGACGGCGGTGCTGCGGCGGGCGGAACCGCCGCGCAGCGCGCGCCTGGAGGCCCGGGTCGCCCAGGTGCTGTACGAGCGCGGTGCGCCGGCGACCGCACTCGCCCGCCACCTCGTCGCCGCGGAGACCGTGGACGCGCCGTGGGCGCTGCCCGTGCTGCTGGAGGCGGCGGAGGCGGCGCTGGCCCGCGACGAGGTGGGCACCGCGCTGGACTGCCTGCGCGTGGCCAGGGACGGCTGTGCGGACGAACAGCAACTGCTGGAGGTCAGGCTCGCCCTGGTACGGGCCGGGTGGCGGGTCGATCCGTCCGCCGCCGTACGGCACCTGTCGGCGCTCACCGAGGCGGCACCCGCCGGGCGGCTCACCGCGCGCGCCATGAGGGAACTGGTCGGCCATCTGCTGTGGTTCGGCAGGGCGGACGATGCCTTGGAGGTGTTGCGGATCGTGGAGGAGGGAGAGGGGGAGGGCTGTACGGGGGTGGGGCTGGAGTCGGTGCGGTTCTGGTTCGCTTACGGGTATCCGGGGCTGGCGGGGAAGTACCGCGCCGAGGTGGCCGCGGGCCCGTACCGCGGTACGGCGGCGGGTGCCCGGGCCCCCGGCCTGACGCCCGAACAGGACACCCAGCAGCGCGCGCTCGCCCTGATGGCCTCCGTGCTGGACCAGCGGGTGACCGGCGACGTGACCGGGCGCGCGGAGCGGATTCTCCAGGAGACCCGGCCGGAGGACCGTACTCCGGCGGCGGGGCTGGCGGCGCTGGTCGCGCTCATCGTCGCCGACGGGCTGCCGGAGGCGGCCCGCTGGTGCGAGATCCTGCTCGCGGAGGCGCGGGAGCACCGCACGCCCATGTGGCAGTCGCTGTTCGCCTCGGCCAAGGCGTTCATCGAGATCCGGCTCGGCGAGCTGGCCGCGGCGGAGGATTCGGCGCACACCGCGCTCACCGTCGTCCCGCCCGAAGGGTGGGGGGCGGCCGTGGCCGCCCCGGTCGCCGCGCTGCTGTACACGAAGGCCGCCACGGGACGGCTGGACGAGGCGGTGGCCCACCTGAAGGTCCCCGTGCCCGACGCGGCGTTCCGGACGCCCGCCGGGCTGCTGTATCTCTGGGCCCGCGGCCACTACCAGCTCGCCGCCGGCCGGCCGTACGCCGCGCTGGAGGACTTCCACCGCTGCGGTGACCTGATGGCGCGGTGGCGGCTCGACCTGTCCGGGCTGGTGCCGTGGCGGACCGACGCCGCGCAGGTCCATGTCGCGCTGGGGGACGACCGCCGCGCGCGGGGCCTGCTGGAGGAGGAGCTGGTCCGTACCGGGCGCCGCCCGCTGTGGACGCGGGGTGTGGCGCTGCGGGTGCTGGCGTCGCTGGCCGAGCGCGCGGAGCGGCCGCGGCTCCTGGGGGAGGCGATGGACATCCTCCAGCGCGGCGGGCACCGGCTGGAGCTGGCGTACGCCATGGCGGAACTGTCGTACAGCTACTGGGACATGAACGACGACAGCCGGGCACGGATCGCGGCGCGCAAGGCGCAGCAACTGATGCGGGAGTGCGGCATCAAGGCGCCCGTCCTGAAGGCGTCGCCGGTCGGCGCGGCGAGCGCCTGCCCGCCCGAGCGGTCCGGGGCGGGCTGCGCCGGACACCCGCCCGCCGAGCTGAGCGGTGCGGAGCTGCGGGTCGCGACGCTCGCCGCCCGTGGCTACACCAACCGGCAGATCGCCGCGGCGCTGTTCATCACGATCAGCACCGTGGAGCAGCATCTGACCCGGGCGTACCGGAAGCTGGGCGTGCAGCGCCGTACCGACCTGGCGACGCGGCTGGAGCCGGACACCGTGGAGGACAGCGGTCTCGACGGGTGCGGGGACGGTGCCCAGCGGGACTGCTTGCGTGCCGGATAG
- a CDS encoding signal recognition particle: protein MRDRRGWHRRCSPQQLTEVWPANLGSFRPGDLLDVELGLYLLEDVTPTRTAADVWPLLGGYPYSEVFGDVRTDEQRLRVLRARHYLWDMRRRRAWSEALTDYLEVPQHLRGYDIDGPGSVPRRREPSRAARRFEIFEELLSTAPRFATRSIPFAEEGEHTFRVQDRTHSVVFDEELLTDTLPRAHALDAPPAGHGEPVDVTWEELEKAADEMDAVEATAPEGARGGWAGRLRRVKLLVRDAELGRFTEQGRLRIDRLLHLVGMVGAGKSTLRDILTYHLVTRTPRRVTIVVGDVAETLAVVEQFNRLGVRAAPILGHSTRERNINRLHRRTATAGAATMLGHDNAGFAYLSSACPVDVLRGLEARRPLGVREAPCITLYTVPEQEATDGDPLLDEEYSTQRDAQGPKPQRRLCPLWNRCPRHRGARDLVDAQVWVATPAGLVHSSVPMHQHQEQLRYLELACRLSDLIIVDEADRVQMQLDTAFAPASTLVGKAPNSWFDEVAVHKFQQMARDGRLQLSARDVDDWTNAVNTVSAATDRLFALLVKDDKLRRWISVDYFSAFTLHNLLLESWFPGRKEGERPPAAARTLDGALGRFRDDPLHEQQSTGDDDEVTPLVNTFVHLALELLHAPQGARTRERLRDTLTDIVGDDSTVLADADLQARRFEFTLLLSALHSRLDFMTTLWPRVEAALNLESASNVLSRRPPKDYEAVIPESPMGNVLGFQFRHDDRERDGDRSGELRFFHCNGVGRELLMRLGELCAVDGRPGPHVLLMSATSWAGTSSRYHVHADVGAVLRPHDEEVEAVLGSEFRKEFLYWPGNDRPKPLRLSGCDPEERPQALLHMLHQLAVPDRSLPDAESMLDTELKEIDDPDRRRILLLVGSYDEARRAAEYLNQIPEWNGRVTRLVSDDADSDTVWTRLPEDAAARTLPRGDVKAFPSVGGDILVAPLLAVERGHNIVLRDGKAAIGTVYFLARPHPRPDDISLAIQSINDWAVRQLRDADGSFRQNALAAVTPDQAAAAFRSRARRQWNRFLTRRLAWSSLRDEEKAAFTWDQLVVMWQVIGRLVRGGAPARVVFVDAAFSPREAGFQDTDTPDTSLLASMREVLAPYFEDGNTAERHLAPIGKSLVRELYEPLYRALVDMG, encoded by the coding sequence CGCTGACCGACTACCTTGAGGTCCCCCAACACCTGCGCGGATACGACATCGACGGGCCCGGCTCCGTACCGCGCCGTCGGGAGCCATCGCGCGCCGCACGCCGTTTCGAGATCTTCGAAGAGCTGCTCAGCACCGCTCCACGGTTCGCGACGCGGTCCATTCCGTTCGCCGAGGAGGGAGAGCACACCTTCCGGGTGCAGGACCGTACCCACTCCGTGGTGTTCGACGAGGAACTGCTGACGGACACCCTGCCGCGCGCTCACGCGCTCGATGCACCACCGGCCGGGCATGGAGAGCCCGTCGACGTCACCTGGGAAGAGCTCGAGAAGGCCGCCGACGAGATGGACGCCGTCGAGGCGACGGCGCCGGAGGGGGCGCGGGGCGGCTGGGCCGGGCGGCTCCGGCGGGTGAAACTGCTTGTGCGCGACGCGGAACTCGGCCGCTTCACCGAACAGGGACGGCTGAGGATCGACCGGCTGCTGCACCTCGTGGGGATGGTGGGAGCCGGCAAGTCCACCCTCCGGGACATCCTGACCTACCACCTCGTGACCCGGACACCGCGCCGGGTGACCATCGTCGTCGGTGACGTGGCCGAGACGCTCGCCGTGGTGGAGCAGTTCAACCGGCTCGGTGTGCGGGCGGCGCCGATCCTCGGGCACTCCACCCGGGAGCGCAACATCAATCGGCTGCACCGCCGCACCGCCACGGCCGGCGCCGCCACCATGCTCGGGCACGACAACGCGGGCTTCGCCTACCTCAGCAGCGCCTGTCCTGTCGACGTGCTGCGCGGCCTGGAAGCCCGCCGCCCGCTCGGCGTCCGTGAAGCACCGTGCATCACGCTGTACACCGTCCCCGAGCAGGAGGCCACGGACGGCGATCCCCTCCTCGACGAGGAGTACAGCACGCAGCGTGACGCACAAGGCCCGAAGCCGCAGCGGAGACTGTGCCCGTTGTGGAACCGCTGTCCGCGCCACCGCGGGGCTCGTGATCTGGTCGACGCACAGGTGTGGGTCGCCACCCCAGCCGGTCTCGTGCACAGTTCCGTCCCGATGCACCAGCACCAGGAACAGCTCCGGTATCTTGAACTCGCGTGCCGACTCAGCGACCTGATCATCGTCGACGAGGCCGACCGGGTGCAGATGCAGCTCGACACGGCCTTCGCGCCGGCCAGCACTCTGGTGGGGAAGGCCCCGAACTCCTGGTTCGACGAGGTCGCCGTCCACAAGTTCCAGCAGATGGCCCGGGACGGCCGGCTCCAGCTGTCCGCCCGTGACGTCGACGACTGGACCAACGCCGTCAACACGGTCAGCGCCGCCACTGACCGCCTCTTCGCCCTGCTCGTCAAGGACGACAAGCTCAGGCGGTGGATCAGCGTCGACTACTTCAGTGCCTTCACCCTCCACAACCTGCTGCTGGAAAGCTGGTTCCCGGGGCGGAAGGAGGGCGAACGCCCGCCTGCGGCGGCCCGGACGCTGGACGGTGCACTCGGCCGGTTCCGCGACGACCCGCTGCACGAGCAGCAGAGCACGGGAGACGACGATGAAGTGACACCCTTAGTGAACACCTTCGTCCACCTCGCCCTGGAACTCCTGCATGCGCCCCAGGGAGCACGGACGCGTGAGAGGCTGCGCGACACCCTCACCGACATCGTCGGAGACGACAGCACGGTGCTCGCGGACGCCGACCTCCAGGCCCGGCGCTTCGAGTTCACCTTGCTCCTTTCCGCTCTGCACAGCCGCCTCGACTTCATGACCACGCTGTGGCCGCGCGTCGAGGCCGCCCTCAATCTCGAGAGCGCCTCGAACGTGCTCTCCCGCAGGCCCCCCAAGGACTACGAGGCGGTCATCCCCGAGTCGCCCATGGGTAACGTGCTTGGCTTCCAGTTCCGCCACGACGACCGTGAGCGCGATGGTGACCGCAGCGGTGAACTCCGCTTCTTCCACTGCAACGGCGTGGGCCGCGAACTGCTCATGCGGCTCGGTGAGCTGTGCGCCGTGGACGGCCGCCCGGGCCCGCACGTCCTGCTCATGTCCGCGACGAGCTGGGCGGGCACGTCGAGCAGGTACCACGTGCACGCCGACGTCGGTGCCGTTCTGCGTCCTCACGACGAGGAAGTCGAAGCCGTCCTGGGCAGCGAGTTCCGCAAGGAGTTCTTGTACTGGCCCGGGAATGACCGGCCCAAGCCGCTGCGCCTGTCAGGCTGCGACCCCGAAGAACGGCCACAGGCCCTTCTGCACATGCTGCACCAGCTCGCGGTGCCCGACCGGAGTCTGCCCGACGCCGAGAGCATGCTGGACACCGAGCTGAAGGAGATCGACGATCCGGACCGCCGCCGCATCCTGTTGCTCGTCGGCAGCTACGACGAGGCACGTCGGGCCGCCGAGTACCTCAACCAGATCCCCGAGTGGAACGGCCGCGTCACCCGACTCGTTTCCGACGACGCGGACTCCGACACCGTCTGGACCCGGCTGCCGGAGGACGCCGCCGCACGGACACTGCCCCGCGGTGACGTGAAGGCTTTCCCCTCGGTCGGCGGCGACATTCTCGTCGCGCCGCTGCTCGCCGTGGAGCGGGGACACAACATCGTCCTGCGCGATGGCAAGGCGGCCATCGGCACGGTCTACTTCCTGGCACGCCCACACCCTCGGCCCGACGACATCTCACTCGCCATCCAGTCCATCAACGACTGGGCCGTACGCCAACTCCGGGATGCCGACGGATCCTTCAGGCAGAACGCGCTCGCCGCCGTCACCCCCGACCAGGCGGCCGCGGCGTTCCGCAGCCGCGCACGCCGTCAGTGGAACCGCTTCCTCACCCGACGATTGGCCTGGTCCAGCCTGCGGGACGAGGAGAAGGCAGCGTTCACCTGGGACCAGCTCGTCGTCATGTGGCAGGTCATCGGTCGTCTGGTGCGCGGCGGCGCGCCGGCCCGGGTGGTCTTCGTCGACGCGGCCTTCTCTCCCAGAGAAGCCGGATTCCAGGACACGGACACCCCCGACACCAGCCTGCTGGCGAGCATGCGTGAGGTGCTCGCCCCCTACTTCGAGGACGGGAACACGGCGGAGCGGCACCTTGCCCCGATCGGCAAGTCCCTGGTCCGTGAGCTGTACGAACCGCTCTACCGCGCCCTGGTGGACATGGGCTGA
- the aroF gene encoding 3-deoxy-7-phosphoheptulonate synthase has protein sequence MVVVMAPGATQEDVDTVVGLVRSAGGDAFVSRGVTRTIVGLVGDVDEFEALNLRSRRGVLDVVRISVPHKLVSREHHPARSVVRVGGVPIGPDTLSVIAGPCAVESAEQTLAAARMAQTAGAALLRGGAFKPRTSPYAYQGLGETGLRILADVRAETGLPVVTEVIDPGSVELVASYADMLQVGTRNMQNFALLQAVGSAGKPVLLKRGFGATIDEWLMAAEYIAQRGNLDIVLCERGIRTFETRTRNTLDISAVPVVQRLSHLPVIVDPSHSGGRRELVLPLMRAALAVGADGVMIDVHPAPETARCDGDQALLEADMREIASTATILSPLMGRSLTQPVPQAAAVAS, from the coding sequence ATGGTGGTGGTGATGGCCCCCGGGGCCACGCAGGAGGATGTCGACACCGTCGTCGGCCTGGTGCGCTCGGCGGGAGGTGACGCCTTCGTCAGCCGGGGGGTGACCCGGACGATCGTCGGACTCGTCGGGGACGTGGACGAGTTCGAGGCGCTCAACCTGCGCAGCCGCAGGGGCGTTCTCGACGTCGTACGGATCTCCGTGCCGCACAAGCTGGTGAGCCGGGAGCACCACCCGGCCCGCTCGGTCGTGCGGGTCGGCGGTGTGCCGATCGGGCCCGACACCCTGTCCGTCATCGCGGGCCCGTGCGCGGTGGAGTCCGCCGAGCAGACGCTCGCCGCGGCGCGGATGGCGCAGACCGCCGGGGCCGCGCTGCTGCGCGGCGGCGCGTTCAAGCCGCGCACCTCGCCGTACGCCTACCAGGGGCTGGGCGAGACCGGGCTGCGCATTCTCGCCGACGTGCGGGCCGAGACCGGGCTGCCGGTGGTCACCGAGGTCATCGACCCGGGCAGTGTCGAACTGGTCGCCTCCTACGCGGACATGCTCCAGGTCGGCACCCGCAACATGCAGAACTTCGCGCTGCTCCAGGCGGTGGGCTCCGCGGGCAAACCCGTGCTGCTCAAGCGCGGGTTCGGCGCGACCATCGACGAGTGGCTGATGGCCGCCGAGTACATCGCGCAGCGCGGCAACCTGGACATCGTGCTGTGCGAGCGCGGCATCCGTACGTTCGAGACGCGGACCCGCAACACGCTGGACATCAGCGCGGTGCCGGTGGTCCAGCGGCTGTCGCACCTGCCGGTGATCGTGGACCCGTCGCACTCGGGCGGCCGCCGGGAACTGGTCCTGCCGCTGATGCGGGCGGCGCTGGCGGTCGGCGCGGACGGCGTCATGATCGATGTGCATCCGGCGCCGGAGACGGCGCGGTGCGACGGCGACCAGGCCCTGCTGGAGGCCGACATGCGGGAGATCGCCAGTACGGCCACGATCCTGTCGCCGCTGATGGGCCGGAGCCTCACGCAGCCGGTGCCGCAGGCCGCGGCCGTTGCCTCCTGA
- a CDS encoding pPIWI_RE module domain-containing protein, producing MPYQYNRPAAYLPDPARGPFVVPMHTLSLPAHWEEPLLRLYHGGMTEGQAERRRRVPTAAVNQLMRATAPDIVAVDSTARFGSENPWLYCQDAYPMAVTNLYIATWLKSLPRDAGDPETAALLMNCFRDLDTAALSWRPGRVDLLEQKVSPGGTALPAPHVYRLLPDVLAERIARQGAYEHHGQQLSFRQVAGRTGARGQGSGGAELMSNVIGYVPGRRGGGDGKSAYYAATLRITVRTVPFSPVPRVHVAAGVRRFVTGKVYMPYGKGVSAYLLPDDSLVHDGPQPQRFAVAMLEWKNGTTDWRQGGAEGMLAGISALDALPSPDRLVKEADHWIHGREGIRIAIGHQAAMGRHTIGTGLMPSEHRRLIEWAEQAIAPEFVSVPKLERSAYARPPKKQLKKLPSIPKNMEEKDPEERAVILDQRELNAAHNAQVLRTRLAEALEGEDLTAVVLHQNDAIRDQMIAAAETGLGLAGHRREQGPDTWVWEAEELTVRLHARPLGALGAPLGGDGVPRRGQEHDRAIEERRIGVALAMSALRKAVPGARLAFVELDGQDAFRHAKRRTDPKHAIRLGCADAGLVTQFIRPLDPDAEADEALADAGLRATAAWSDGLRQTGMRLVPQHTLGDTLIPANLNQVAFHLVERRLDGPMGKQQFTPIAVLIRPGAKCVLGKSADMQAWVPYSELLKSLTGRVEGRKNSAEQSALMAAFVKKTLAQLRSTPTLVLAHAQDVRKRWPWLRNDGLERDRLGLDGGPLQRIGLYGKQLRIVRIADGSRDETAQCWAEAEELSPKLEGQQRGGIAMGLWRPGVRGDSDRVFYSTTGKSGSQPNLTNDDAKLTPHTNASGNNAYRPTANAWNPDLLELTVACLQPGDDAEAWAAFVHQQRFSEDYRAGREGLALPLILHLARLADDYALPHEIEEALDPTEPQAAAAPDDALSGQLTFDFDLDDGDDDE from the coding sequence ATGCCCTACCAGTACAACCGTCCGGCTGCGTACCTGCCCGACCCGGCACGGGGACCCTTCGTCGTCCCGATGCACACGCTCTCCCTGCCCGCCCACTGGGAGGAACCACTCCTGCGCCTCTACCACGGTGGAATGACCGAGGGGCAGGCTGAGCGACGGCGCCGCGTACCCACAGCGGCTGTCAACCAGCTGATGCGCGCCACCGCGCCGGACATCGTCGCGGTCGACTCCACGGCACGGTTCGGTTCGGAGAACCCCTGGCTGTACTGCCAGGACGCGTACCCGATGGCGGTGACGAACCTCTACATCGCCACCTGGCTCAAGAGCCTCCCGCGCGATGCCGGCGATCCCGAGACCGCGGCCCTGCTGATGAACTGCTTTCGTGACCTCGACACCGCGGCTCTCAGCTGGCGGCCCGGCAGGGTCGACCTCCTCGAGCAGAAGGTGTCGCCCGGAGGAACCGCTCTGCCTGCACCCCATGTGTACCGGTTGCTTCCCGACGTCCTCGCCGAAAGGATCGCGCGCCAGGGCGCGTACGAACACCACGGGCAGCAGCTGTCGTTCCGGCAGGTCGCCGGCCGCACGGGGGCCAGGGGGCAGGGAAGCGGGGGCGCCGAGCTGATGTCGAACGTGATCGGGTACGTACCCGGGCGGCGCGGTGGCGGCGACGGCAAGTCGGCCTACTATGCGGCGACCCTCCGCATCACCGTGCGCACCGTTCCCTTCTCACCCGTCCCGCGCGTCCACGTGGCCGCCGGCGTGCGTCGGTTTGTCACCGGCAAGGTCTACATGCCATACGGCAAGGGCGTGTCCGCGTACCTGCTCCCGGACGACTCCCTCGTCCATGACGGTCCGCAGCCGCAGCGTTTCGCCGTCGCCATGCTGGAGTGGAAGAACGGCACCACGGACTGGCGTCAGGGCGGAGCAGAAGGAATGCTCGCCGGGATCAGCGCACTCGACGCACTGCCGTCCCCGGACCGGCTGGTGAAGGAGGCCGACCACTGGATCCACGGCCGGGAGGGCATCCGGATCGCGATCGGGCACCAGGCGGCCATGGGGAGGCACACGATCGGCACCGGACTGATGCCCAGCGAACACCGACGGCTGATCGAGTGGGCGGAGCAGGCGATCGCTCCCGAGTTCGTCTCCGTTCCGAAGCTCGAGCGCAGTGCGTACGCGCGGCCGCCCAAGAAGCAGCTCAAGAAGCTGCCGTCCATTCCCAAGAACATGGAAGAGAAGGATCCCGAAGAGCGCGCGGTCATCCTGGACCAGCGTGAGCTGAACGCGGCCCACAACGCTCAGGTTCTGCGGACACGCCTGGCCGAAGCTCTCGAAGGGGAAGACCTCACCGCGGTCGTGCTCCACCAGAACGACGCCATCCGCGATCAGATGATCGCAGCGGCGGAGACGGGGCTGGGGCTGGCCGGGCACCGGCGTGAGCAGGGTCCCGATACCTGGGTGTGGGAGGCGGAGGAGCTGACCGTCCGGCTGCACGCGCGGCCACTGGGCGCTCTCGGTGCACCGCTGGGAGGCGACGGCGTGCCACGCCGGGGACAGGAACACGACAGGGCCATCGAGGAGCGCCGTATCGGTGTCGCGCTGGCCATGTCCGCCCTGCGGAAAGCCGTCCCCGGGGCGCGGCTGGCCTTCGTGGAGCTCGACGGGCAGGATGCCTTCCGCCACGCCAAGCGACGGACCGACCCCAAGCATGCGATCCGCCTCGGCTGCGCGGACGCCGGCCTGGTGACCCAATTCATCCGTCCACTAGACCCGGATGCGGAGGCGGACGAGGCTCTCGCCGATGCAGGTCTCCGTGCCACCGCGGCCTGGTCGGACGGCCTGCGCCAGACCGGCATGCGGCTGGTGCCTCAGCACACGCTCGGTGACACGCTCATCCCCGCGAACCTGAACCAGGTGGCCTTCCACCTCGTGGAACGCCGCCTTGACGGGCCCATGGGCAAGCAACAGTTTACGCCGATCGCGGTGCTCATCCGACCGGGCGCGAAATGCGTGCTGGGCAAGTCGGCCGACATGCAGGCATGGGTGCCGTACTCCGAACTCCTCAAGTCATTGACGGGAAGGGTCGAAGGCAGGAAGAACAGCGCCGAGCAGTCGGCCCTCATGGCGGCCTTCGTCAAAAAGACCCTCGCACAACTGCGCAGCACCCCGACGCTCGTCCTGGCCCACGCCCAGGACGTCCGCAAGCGCTGGCCGTGGCTGAGGAACGACGGTCTGGAACGGGACAGGCTCGGCCTCGACGGGGGTCCCCTTCAGCGGATCGGTCTGTACGGCAAGCAGCTTCGTATCGTTCGGATCGCCGATGGCAGCCGGGACGAAACGGCACAGTGCTGGGCCGAGGCGGAGGAACTCTCTCCCAAGTTGGAGGGCCAGCAACGTGGGGGCATCGCGATGGGGCTGTGGCGGCCCGGAGTGCGGGGTGACTCGGACCGCGTCTTCTACAGCACGACCGGCAAGTCCGGCTCGCAGCCAAATCTCACCAACGACGACGCCAAACTCACTCCGCACACCAACGCCTCGGGCAACAACGCCTACCGGCCGACGGCGAACGCCTGGAATCCGGACCTCCTCGAACTGACCGTCGCGTGCCTTCAGCCCGGTGACGATGCGGAAGCATGGGCCGCATTCGTCCACCAGCAGCGTTTCAGCGAGGACTACCGTGCTGGTCGCGAGGGGTTGGCTCTGCCCTTGATCCTCCACCTCGCGCGACTCGCGGACGATTACGCTCTGCCTCACGAGATCGAGGAGGCTTTGGACCCGACGGAGCCCCAGGCTGCGGCCGCGCCGGACGACGCTCTGTCGGGCCAGCTGACCTTCGACTTTGACCTCGATGACGGGGATGACGACGAATGA